From Canis lupus familiaris isolate Mischka breed German Shepherd chromosome 16, alternate assembly UU_Cfam_GSD_1.0, whole genome shotgun sequence, one genomic window encodes:
- the LOC102156243 gene encoding thymosin beta-4-like, which yields MSDKPDMAEIEKFDKSELKKTEMQEKNPLPSKETIEQEKQAGES from the coding sequence ATGTCTGACAAACCCGATATGGCTGAGATTGAGAAATTCGATAAGTCGGaattgaagaaaacagaaatgcaagaGAAAAATCCACTGCCTTCGAAAGAAACGATTGAacaggagaagcaagcaggcGAATCGTAA